The following nucleotide sequence is from Myripristis murdjan chromosome 22, fMyrMur1.1, whole genome shotgun sequence.
AAGTGGCTGCAGAGAAGGCAGCAGAAGGCGCGGCAGTTGCAGCCAAGTCAAACGGACAGGTAAAGATCACTATCAGCATTTAAATTTTATTGCCCAAGTGGATTTTTTTGCCTCAATTTAGCAATGTGTTGCGTCAATGGCGTACTCCATGTTCAATTTAGCGCATCCCCACGCTCACCGGCATTCAGGGAAAGTGGCCACATGTAGCCGCTCCATTTTCACTTAAGGCTTTGTAGTTCAAATCGTAAATGTCTGGCAACAAAACATTATCTCACGTGATGCTTTTATAGTGAAAGGCTTTCATTAAATTGACATATTGATGATTTCTTTGAACATTAAAGAGGTCAGACGGTGCAAGTAATCCTTTGGGGAATATTTGGTGAATCCCTGAATGGACCAAATGGTTTTTCCAATGCATTGTGACCATCACACAGATTCTGGGACTCGTGGGCTACATAAACATTGTGGCTGGGTTTCATCCAGAGATTAAAGGGTGTGTGGCAGCGTTTGTAGCTGCTCTCACTGTGGCATggccattttaaaaaaaacgaCACCACGCCTTTGTTGCCAGGTTCAAGAAAAGGGCTGAGCTCCATGTGCGCACAAGTCACACAATTCACCAGATGTACTTAGCAGCAGGGTCGGATACTGGGAAAAGCATCTACATGGGgaataaaatatattgttttacaACCCGGGCCAttaaaaattcccaaaattcctaTGTTCTTTCCACTTAGCCGACTCGTCACGCCGCCTGGTGGAGGCGGGTGGTACTGTTGTCTAACCGACTAGCCTACTGCTGAAAGCCACTGATCTGTCGTCACTCTCCTAGTAACAGATGTTGCAGCAGTTTTAGGACTATTTTCCGATTGGTTACCACTACTCGACGATTATGAATAAATATGACTGCACGCCAGATTTTGCAGGGGGCACTCTTGCTTGCACATGTTAATGGGTGGGTTGGTATTAGGCCTCATGGTGGTGTGATTAAGGGCAATCAGGAGTTAAGTCTTTATTTAAATAGCACAGTATTGTAAATCAGTATCAGTAAAAATttattcccttttctttttcatcttaggaaaatggccatgccaaAACCAATGGGGATGCCTCTCCAGCTGCAGAGGAGGCCAACAAAGCAGATGTCCAGGCCAATGGCAGCACTCCTGCCGAGGAGGCAGTGGAGAAAGTAGAGGCTGCTGAGACCAATGGTGAAAAAGAACCAGCCGCCACAAATGGAGAGGCTTCTGCCAAGCCAGAGGAAGGCACTCCCTCCACCAGCGAGGACagcaaacagaagaaaaagcgCTTCTCCTTCAAGAAACCCTCCTTCAAGCTCAGTGGCTTCTCCTTCAAGAAGACCAAGAAAGAATCCGAAGAGGCAGCAGAAGAGGGAGCGGCAGCCCCGGCTGAAGGAGAGAAAGCTGCCTCAGAGGAGGCCACCACCGAGGAGGCCAAGCCGGCTGAAGCcagcgaggaggagggagcCAAGGAGGCCCCAGCCGAGGAGCCAAAGGCGGAGGAGGtgaaggcagagggagaggctgcagaggagaaACCTGCCGAAGCTTCGCCCGCTGAACCTGAGACGGCAACCAGTCCAGAGGCTCCAGCCGCTGCTGAGTAAATCCTGCTGAACAAGACACCGGAACGAAGGAGCAGAAGGAACCTGTCTGAAGGAATGCGAGGACTTGTCTAAAACCAgggatttttgtttattttttgtttgtgtttgtttactgttcTACAACCATTTCATCCATAATGACTGCAATGTCCTTGGCAGTGATGGACAGAAGGTGCACTGGAGAGGGTACTGCTTCCTCACTGCTCATtggtgtttgcatttgtgacGTGGGTGAGTGTGCGAATGAGAGTGTGAATGTTTTCTACATGAAACCATGACTGTGTTGACAGGTTGGTGAATTTGACCTATTTAATTGAAGTATTTGGTGCTGGGCAATTGGATGTAGCAGCTAAAGCTGTGTCTGCAAGAATGACacattgtgatatttaaagggaaaatcctcAACCAAGTCTTAAATGTTGTCTTTGCAGTGCAGTTGTTTACAACTCAAGCTCAACGCTCCTGTGGACACAAATACCATTCCTGAATGAACTAGTTTTAGTTAATTGTCAAAACAATAGGTGCTCATCACTTTCCATTAGATTCCACCATTTCCAGACTCTGTAGTAATGCACGTTGTATAGACTTTGATATTACTGGTTTTATGACTGAGATGTACCTAAATGACTGAAGTTTTTAACAGATGACCCATTGTAAATGAAGTTTCCTTGTTTTTCACCATTTGTAAGATTGAATAAAATTGGGAGATGTTTTAAGCAAATCTTGCATCAAGCTGTGATGACTATAATACAACTTTTAAACTGTGCATTGATCAGACTAAAAAGCACACAGGAATTGGTTAGGGGTACAATCTTCAAACACTGTCCTGTTTTTGTATATAATGAGGCTTCACTTTACACAAGATGGAATGTAACTGCCTTTTAAAATGGTATTAAGGTGTGCGGTTTATTTTCCGTGAGCACTGTGAAAGAATAAAGGAATAAAGCGGGAATTGGCACTCTGAGCTCATTTATTCAAAGGTGTAACAAATATCAAAAGCTCCCATGGTGGCTCTGAGCAACAAGAGTAGGTGAGAGATTTTAATCAGGGCTTTGTGGTTGAGATCAGTGTGTTAATTTTCATGGAGTTTGGTGGATTTACAGCCCCCTCATGTGGTGGGATGCTGAAATAGCTGAAGGTGGGGAATTTATTTCCATCGGTCTGTCCCATTCAGCTCTTCATTTGAAGATGGTGAAACAGTtagattttatttgatcttagtTTTACTTGGCattggagctttttttttttttttttttttaggcattcCACCCCCCGAAACACAAGtatctctctcacaaacacaaaatctaaACTATTTTTCCCAATTTTGGTTTTAGCATGATTAAATTAGTATGAAAATATCTACCAAGTAATCTTACTGAGAGGAAATTGATTTGACTCAATGAAATTATCaagaagaaaagtaaaattGTTCAAAGCCTTTGTAAGAGGTACTGTTTTCAAACTATTTCCCcagtttatttcattgttttttattgagTATGTTAGGTATTAGGGTTTGTCAATTTTCAAATCGCTCTCAACACAATGCCGACTTAGGTGTACAGCACTAACCTGTATTACTTAACAGTAAACAGCTGAATTTTCTGTGAAATATGTCTGAGACCCCCACTCAAATATTCCATAAATATATGTGATTG
It contains:
- the marcksb gene encoding myristoylated alanine-rich protein kinase C substrate b, yielding MGAQISKTAGKEEVAAEKAAEGAAVAAKSNGQENGHAKTNGDASPAAEEANKADVQANGSTPAEEAVEKVEAAETNGEKEPAATNGEASAKPEEGTPSTSEDSKQKKKRFSFKKPSFKLSGFSFKKTKKESEEAAEEGAAAPAEGEKAASEEATTEEAKPAEASEEEGAKEAPAEEPKAEEVKAEGEAAEEKPAEASPAEPETATSPEAPAAAE